One Methanoculleus sp. SDB genomic region harbors:
- a CDS encoding thioredoxin, with translation MGGDEEYDDELQRIREEKLRRMQASLGRTKTHGVVVVTDETLPAIISGNPHVLVDFWAEWCGPCRMVSPVVEELAADYAGSVLVGTCNTDDNPLTSRRFMITAIPTLMLFSNGQLVDRIIGAHPKESIRARMQRAFGIT, from the coding sequence ATGGGAGGAGACGAGGAGTATGATGACGAGCTCCAGCGCATCAGGGAGGAAAAACTCCGCAGGATGCAGGCCTCTCTCGGCCGGACGAAAACGCATGGGGTCGTCGTCGTCACGGATGAAACACTGCCGGCCATAATCAGCGGGAACCCCCATGTCCTCGTTGATTTCTGGGCGGAATGGTGCGGGCCATGCCGGATGGTCAGCCCCGTCGTCGAAGAGCTCGCCGCCGACTATGCGGGCAGTGTGCTGGTAGGCACATGCAATACGGATGATAATCCGCTGACATCACGCCGGTTTATGATAACGGCAATCCCGACACTCATGCTCTTCTCGAACGGACAGCTCGTGGACCGGATTATCGGTGCCCACCCGAAGGAATCGATCCGGGCTCGCATGCAGCGGGCGTTCGGAATAACCTGA
- a CDS encoding nucleoside recognition protein, with protein sequence MEGGLFVEAALLAGGLLLRSVPVMVAGVLLAELLVALRITDRIAALVLPVTRFSHLSQECGACFLMAFVSATAANAMLADHYHHGRIERKELVIASLLNSFPAIVMHWRILLPVYIPLLGVAGALYFLILTAVGLVKSCIVMVAGRALLPEQDGIFRIPEAKPRPELRDLIANVRQSAKKPLARILAVTIPTIIIIAVLIEAGVFDRLGESLSGVSGFFPVPVEGVGIIAAQFANYIAAAGIASPLYVRGVISTRDLVLTMLVGNVLSSVTRTARWFGPAYVGIFGLRIGTEVMFYSTLLRNGIMLIAIFGIAAF encoded by the coding sequence ATGGAGGGCGGACTGTTTGTAGAGGCGGCACTGCTCGCGGGGGGGCTGCTCCTGCGGAGCGTGCCTGTTATGGTGGCCGGTGTGCTTCTCGCAGAATTGCTCGTCGCGCTCCGCATCACGGACCGGATTGCAGCACTCGTACTCCCGGTAACACGTTTTTCCCATCTGTCGCAGGAATGTGGGGCCTGTTTTCTCATGGCATTCGTCTCCGCGACCGCGGCAAACGCCATGCTCGCGGACCATTACCATCACGGGAGGATCGAGCGGAAGGAACTTGTCATCGCATCCCTCCTGAATTCGTTTCCGGCAATCGTGATGCACTGGCGTATTCTCCTGCCCGTGTACATCCCGCTGCTCGGGGTCGCGGGCGCACTGTACTTCCTCATTCTCACCGCTGTCGGGCTGGTGAAAAGTTGTATCGTCATGGTTGCGGGACGGGCGCTTCTTCCGGAGCAGGACGGCATATTCAGGATTCCCGAAGCGAAGCCACGACCGGAACTGCGCGATCTGATCGCGAATGTCCGGCAGTCGGCAAAAAAACCGCTGGCACGGATTCTTGCCGTCACCATACCGACCATCATCATTATTGCCGTGCTGATTGAGGCGGGGGTGTTCGACCGCCTCGGGGAGTCCCTGAGCGGGGTGTCCGGATTTTTTCCGGTTCCGGTGGAGGGTGTGGGCATCATCGCAGCCCAGTTTGCCAACTATATCGCCGCTGCCGGTATTGCCTCACCTCTCTATGTACGCGGTGTCATCTCCACCCGCGATCTTGTGCTCACCATGCTTGTGGGAAACGTGCTCTCGAGCGTCACCCGGACGGCCCGGTGGTTCGGCCCGGCATATGTCGGTATTTTCGGGCTCCGTATCGGTACGGAAGTGATGTTCTATTCCACGCTCCTGAGAAACGGGATCATGCTCATCGCGATCTTCGGCATCGCAGCGTTCTGA
- a CDS encoding multidrug ABC transporter permease, protein MNTGFLTVYWRDMLRFFRFRTLLISSLVQPALWMAFFGIAMSSSFDRISMSVPAVPGVEAVGYLTFMAAGIIAMTTLFTSLFGGIVLLFDKNWGLMREILASPLPRSHIIIGIALSGMTKSFIQAIIIMLFGLVLGVEFFRGLSPAGILVAVAGILVFVGMFSLGFLFLSATISISMESPEGLQGVITLLTMPIFFASNALYPTDAFPQILRDISVINPLTHLITGIRYFAIGENFTAIGLHFTTTPGDILVSFLVLIVFAGVMFSLAWWRFQKAVIT, encoded by the coding sequence ATGAATACGGGATTTCTGACGGTGTACTGGCGGGATATGCTCAGGTTCTTCAGGTTCAGGACACTCCTCATCTCATCGCTTGTCCAGCCCGCACTCTGGATGGCATTCTTCGGCATCGCCATGTCCAGCAGTTTCGACCGGATCAGCATGAGCGTCCCCGCCGTTCCGGGTGTGGAGGCGGTCGGGTACCTGACGTTCATGGCTGCCGGCATCATTGCGATGACGACCCTTTTTACCAGCCTTTTCGGGGGTATCGTGCTTCTGTTCGATAAAAACTGGGGCCTCATGCGCGAAATCCTTGCCAGCCCGCTCCCGCGGAGTCATATCATCATCGGCATCGCCCTCTCCGGCATGACAAAGTCGTTCATCCAGGCGATCATCATCATGCTCTTCGGCCTCGTGCTGGGCGTGGAATTTTTCCGTGGCCTGTCACCTGCAGGAATACTGGTGGCGGTTGCAGGCATCCTCGTATTTGTCGGGATGTTTTCCCTCGGCTTCCTCTTCCTGTCGGCAACGATCTCCATCTCCATGGAGAGCCCCGAGGGGCTGCAGGGGGTCATCACCCTCCTGACGATGCCGATCTTCTTTGCAAGCAACGCCCTCTACCCGACCGATGCATTCCCCCAAATCCTGCGCGACATTTCGGTTATCAATCCCTTAACCCACCTCATCACCGGGATCCGGTACTTTGCAATCGGAGAGAATTTTACCGCAATCGGACTCCATTTTACCACCACGCCCGGTGATATCCTGGTATCGTTTCTCGTGCTGATCGTATTTGCCGGCGTGATGTTTTCTCTTGCATGGTGGCGTTTTCAGAAAGCGGTCATAACATGA
- a CDS encoding daunorubicin ABC transporter ATP-binding protein, whose protein sequence is MNATMIDVRNLVYRYGTFTAVDGISFQVQKGEIFSFLGPNGAGKSTVINILITLLTLQEGEVRIAGYDLAREPEKVRESIGIVFQEVTLDRDMTVREILEFHGRLYNLEKSERRRRIDELLSLVELEEKQDALTKELSGGMKRRLEIARGLMTRPKVLFLDEPTLGLDPQTRIRMWEYLTRVNREGTTIFLTTHYMDEADHLSNRISIIDHGKIIATGTTWQLKNALGRDSIYIETSDNDAAHTMLSTDSRVTSIRRKKKGLFIMVDGDGTLLLPVFMDTLRAGGLHISAVNLKKPSMDDVFVHYTGRELREGGVGTPYRGRRP, encoded by the coding sequence GTGAACGCCACGATGATTGATGTCCGGAATCTCGTCTATCGCTACGGTACGTTCACCGCAGTGGACGGCATCTCATTCCAGGTTCAAAAAGGCGAAATTTTTTCATTCCTTGGTCCCAACGGCGCAGGGAAAAGCACGGTGATCAATATCCTCATCACGCTTCTCACCCTGCAGGAGGGTGAAGTCAGGATTGCGGGCTATGATCTCGCCCGCGAACCGGAGAAGGTCCGGGAATCGATAGGGATAGTCTTTCAGGAGGTGACCCTCGACCGCGATATGACGGTCCGGGAGATCCTCGAGTTCCACGGCAGACTGTACAATCTCGAAAAATCGGAACGGAGACGGCGTATCGACGAACTCCTCTCCCTCGTCGAGCTCGAAGAAAAACAGGACGCCCTCACGAAAGAACTCTCCGGCGGCATGAAACGCAGGCTTGAAATCGCACGCGGGCTGATGACCCGGCCAAAGGTGCTGTTTCTCGACGAACCGACCCTTGGCCTCGATCCCCAGACCCGCATCAGGATGTGGGAGTACCTCACCCGGGTCAACCGGGAGGGGACGACGATATTTCTGACCACCCATTACATGGATGAAGCCGACCATCTCAGCAATCGGATCAGCATTATCGACCACGGAAAGATCATCGCGACCGGCACGACGTGGCAGCTGAAAAACGCGCTTGGCCGGGACAGTATCTACATAGAAACATCGGATAACGATGCGGCGCATACGATGCTGTCAACCGACAGCCGCGTCACATCAATCCGGAGGAAGAAGAAAGGGCTTTTCATCATGGTGGATGGTGACGGAACCCTGCTGCTTCCGGTCTTCATGGATACGCTGCGAGCCGGCGGATTGCATATTTCGGCTGTAAACCTGAAAAAACCCTCAATGGACGATGTGTTTGTCCATTATACCGGCAGGGAGCTGCGGGAAGGGGGAGTCGGGACGCCATACCGGGGGCGGCGGCCATGA
- a CDS encoding FMN reductase produces MMVVAFNGSPRQDGNTARLLRYVLAELERDGIRTELVQIGGKPVHGCTACGKYFETRDMRCVIDADFVNECIEKMAEADGILIGSPTYFADVSTETKALIDRAGFVAMANDSPFSRKAGAAVVAVRRAGGIHVFDTINHFFGISGMITVGSTYWNIGTGLEPGDVDTDEEGIRTMRILGRNMAWLLGKIRE; encoded by the coding sequence ATGATGGTGGTCGCATTCAACGGGAGCCCCCGGCAGGACGGCAACACCGCACGGCTGCTCCGGTATGTTCTTGCGGAGCTTGAGAGGGATGGGATCAGAACGGAACTTGTGCAGATTGGCGGAAAGCCGGTACACGGCTGCACAGCGTGCGGGAAGTACTTCGAGACAAGGGATATGCGCTGCGTGATTGATGCCGATTTCGTGAATGAGTGCATCGAAAAGATGGCAGAGGCGGATGGCATCCTTATCGGTTCGCCGACATATTTCGCCGACGTCTCGACAGAGACCAAGGCCCTCATCGATCGCGCCGGTTTTGTCGCGATGGCGAACGACTCCCCCTTCTCCCGGAAGGCAGGTGCTGCAGTTGTCGCGGTCCGCCGGGCGGGAGGTATCCATGTCTTCGATACAATCAACCATTTCTTCGGGATTTCGGGCATGATCACCGTCGGCTCGACCTACTGGAACATCGGCACCGGGCTTGAACCCGGCGACGTCGACACGGACGAGGAGGGCATCAGGACGATGCGCATTCTCGGCCGGAATATGGCATGGCTGCTCGGGAAGATACGGGAATGA